A section of the Neisseria dumasiana genome encodes:
- a CDS encoding phosphoglycerate kinase: protein MGLDMYGYTMRAEFAGDRQTDVMPKTDEEREQAQLTDIAYWRKFNHLHGWMEELYREKGGQDEVFNCRTVRLELADLVRLEQALDNNELEYTPGFFFGGEEVYPEDIEETKKFIAAAREAIANGLAVFYDSWW, encoded by the coding sequence ATGGGATTGGACATGTACGGCTACACCATGCGTGCCGAGTTTGCGGGCGACCGACAAACCGATGTGATGCCAAAAACTGATGAAGAGCGCGAGCAGGCGCAGCTAACCGATATTGCCTATTGGCGCAAATTCAATCATCTGCATGGTTGGATGGAAGAGCTTTACAGAGAAAAAGGCGGGCAAGACGAGGTGTTTAACTGCCGCACGGTAAGGCTGGAGTTAGCGGACTTGGTACGGTTGGAGCAGGCGTTGGACAACAACGAATTGGAATATACGCCGGGCTTTTTCTTCGGCGGAGAAGAGGTGTACCCCGAAGACATAGAAGAGACCAAGAAATTTATTGCAGCCGCCCGCGAAGCCATAGCAAACGGCTTGGCAGTCTTTTATGACAGTTGGTGGTAA